Part of the Rhinolophus sinicus isolate RSC01 linkage group LG14, ASM3656204v1, whole genome shotgun sequence genome is shown below.
CCTTCATGGAAATAGTTACGTGACCCATTACTGGCTGGCTGGTGAGCCATCGTGCCTTGGTCACAGGTCTCTCCCCACATCTGCCCTGatcattttcaccacttttaagTGCTCAgtgcagtggcattaagtacgttTATATTGTGGTGAAACCATCAGCACCGAtcatctccagaaattttcttcatcccaaactgaaactctgtccccattgaACTctaactccccaccccctcctcccagctcctggctaCCTCCATTCTTCTGTCCGTCCCTATGATGTGACAACTCTAGGCCCCTCGCATAAGTGTCATCACACAAATGTGTCCGCTTGTGTCTGGTCATTGCACTCGCATCCCGTCTTCAGGGCCCCTCCATGAGGTAGCACGTGTCTGAATTCCCTCCTTTTTACGTCTGAAGAGTGTTCCGCTGTGTCTGTGACACACGTTGTTGATCACTCATCTGTCTCTGGTCCCACGGGTTGGCTCCTCCTTCTAAACACCCTTTTCCGACTCCAGAGGAAGGTGGAGCTTCAGAGACAGAAAATCCAGGCTGACTTCGAGGACCTGCACAGATTACTGCAGACAGAGGAGAAGTTTTACCTGCAGAGACTGgagcaggaaaaggaggagaCTCTGGAGGTGCTGAGGGACAATGTGGCCAGCCTGGTGCACAAGGCAAGTGAACTTGAGAGCCACATCCAAGATCTGGAGGACAGGTGCCAAGGCTCAGCCCAGAAGCTGCTGCAGGTGAGGCTGGGcactgggaggaagggaaggaggggtcTGTCCCTGAGTGTGGAGGGGACAGTGGTGAGGCAGCGTGAGAGACGGGCGGGCCCACCCGCCTTGCTCACGGTGGCACATAGGTGGGGACTTTGAAGTGGCACTTCTATCCTGCGGATCAAGGTCTGCTAGGTGCCCTCACTAGTCTGTAGGTGTCTCTACGTGAATCAGAACAACATGCCCCCTCTGGAAGCATATGCGGAGTTGCTTGGCTGAAGAGACCTTGGGGTAACTTCCGCTCCCAGTGGCTCGTCCATGTGCCCAGAACCCATGCGTCAGTCTCCTGAAATACTCGTCGAGGTGActgtgggtgggcaggtggggcagCCCAAATGGATGGGAACCTTTGTCCTGGTTTGCTTACAACATCCCTGGTTCCCGGGCTCTTAGGGCCTGTTAGGATGGTCCACACCTGCTGTTTATTCCAGGTCCCCTAATAGGCCTGCAGGTCACACCGATGAGAACATAGTGTGGCAGCTCCACCATCAACTGCTGCCACCACCATGGTGGCCCTGCCTTGGGGCTTTGTGATAAGTGAGCTCTACTGTGGGTTCACTCAGAAGAGCGTTAGGTCAATGAAAGCCAGTCTTGCCAGAGGGAACATGGGGGGAGCAGTGGCCCTGCTCCCCAAGCAGCCCGCAAGCTCCCACGGCCTCAGCCAGGACGACGCAGACTCAGGTGGATCACGTCCCACCGTGATGCACACCCCGGCTGGGTGGGCACCGCCCCTTCTGGGACCCCACGGTATGCAAGGCCGGGCCCCTCTGTATGTTCCTTTGGAAGGAGTGTTCCTAGAGGGTGGACACATGTGCCAAACCGCTGGAATCCTGATGTCCCCACACTCAcctttcatctttgtttctctgtaggACGTGAAGGATGCTTTGAGCCGGTGAGTGTTGTGGGAATGTAGGAAAGGACATGGGGACGCAGAGCTGATGGGACATGCCACGGAGAAGGCCTGGTCTCTGTTCTTTCCAGGAGCTGGGATGTGAAGCTGGACAGGTTGGAGGTCCCATCTTTGGAGGTTCAGACTGTCTGCCATGTGTATGAGTTGTAAGTTGATGTGACGCGGATGTTAAGGGACTATCAAGGTATGTGAGGGCGTTCTCCAGGCACCAAGTGTCATGTGCTCATCCATCCCCCACCAATCCGTGGGACAGGTGGGTCATTCCTACTTCTAGGTCACAAGTGAGGCTCACGGGTGATCTGCCTGAGCTCCCGCAGCTGGTCAGGAACAAAGCTCAGGTCTGAGCACAGGCtggttttatttcaaattcattcTGCTCTTGAGGACAAAAccatgtcttcttttcctttcagtcaAGATGACTGGATCCAGAGACAGCGCAACGTGGACTAATCCTGTCTGTGATCAGAGACAAGTGACTACGGGAGTCCCCCAGCATGATGTGGGCAAATCTTGTGGGAGATTTACCGCCTACCCCTGTATCCTGGGCCGCGAGGGCTTCACCTCAGGACGACATGACTTTGAAGTGTATGTGGGAGAAGGCACTCAGTGGGAAATAGGAGTTTGTATGGAAAACGTACAGCGGGAAGCTGACACGAGGCAGAACCCCAGTCCGGGTTCTGGGGAATCAGGCTGTGCAGGAAGGCTGGCTACAAGGCGCTGACGTCGCCCCCCACAGCCCTTCCCCTGCGGGAGCGGCCCCTGCTTGTGGGGGTTTTCCTGGACTATGAGGCGGGAGCCCTGTCCTTTTACAACATGACCACGGCCTCCCATATCTTCACCTTTCCAAGGACCTCTTTGTCAGGGAAGCTGCGGCCCTATTTCCAGGTTTATCCCTGTTCTCCTTTGTTCCTGCCGCCCCCAGATGAGTAAGGAAAGGCGCAGTCTCCCTCATGGCTTCAGCAAAATCgagaaaaaatataaatcctGTGAGGCAGAATTTTGGTCTGTTTTCTTCCCGGCTATTTCCTTGTACCTAGACCGTTGTGGGTGGGGCCTCTCGTGGGTCGTTAATAAATGTGCATTGAATGAATAGACGGAAGGACTGTGAAGACAACACGGCTGGTCAGTCTGGGGGGGAGCAAGACAATAGCAGTGACCAGACCTTGTCCTCTTTATCCCCCTCCCATGGGGTCAGAGCTTGGATTTCTGAGAGCCCTCGGGTGACCAGCAGGGTGACCCAGAGGTCAGGTCTGAGTCCTCCCAGTTTGTTTGACACTATTTGATCTCGTGGGGGGATGAGGAAACGCTGCATGTCTCGGCCCGCTGCAGGAAAGTCAACAGAGCAGTGACTTGTGCGCACTGATGCACTGGGAGTAGCTTTAGCCACGGTTCTGGGCGGTTGTGAGCGCAGAGGCTCAGACCTGCGGTACCCAAGCCAAGTGCGGGTGAAGACTGAGGATGGGTTTACAGTGAGATGCTGCGAAGGGGACGAGGTGAAGGGTGAAAACGAGTTTTGCAGGGAGACACAGTCCTGCAATAGAAGTTGATGTTCTCTACACTGTGCTAGCACCGCtatcttgaaatatttctaaTCTCAGTCAATAGTTACTGCTGTCATGGTTGCTGGCCGTCTAGATTATGATTCAGATATGAACCAATAGGTCTTAACTCTACATGAGTTTACTTGGAAAACTACATCCCACGTCAAACCTAAATTACAGACCTGAGTTCGCTAATGATAGGACCATGATGAAGTCACCGAAACATGCACATTAACGATGACTAAAACATGTCACCAAATCGCTAGATGTTATGATTGATATAAAACACGATTTTCATTGATGTTGCAGTTCTCTCACTTTCTCTAGAAACCGAGGAAATGAAGCAAGAAAATTGTTTAGGGGTGTCAGAGTCCTGGTTGGGCATCCACCTCCATTCGAGAAATACATGGAAGAGGTCAGGGTATCACCCACTGTCCCCAGTGTCACAAGTTCTCCAAGCCACACTGATAGAAGCTGGGTGCAACTCGAAAGTGAAGAGTAGCAGAATATACCACCCCACATATGTCACTTTGGCGTAAGATCTGTACTGAGCCGAAGGCAGTTGAGAAAAAACAGATACAAGAAAACCTCTCTGTCCTCCCCTATTTTACCTAAAAGCAGGACATGAATTTGTAAAAGTGTGCCCctcctctctgtaccaggaaggaCAGAAATTAATTGCCAGAGAGAAGCTTAGACCCTTATCAACCCAGAGACAGCACCAGGAATGTGTATAACAAACCTTGTGAAAACCAGCCCTTATTTACTATTACAAACCTCAGCATGGAATGGGCTTCATCTCTGAGTCACCATGTAGAGCAATCACCCCAAGGGACTTGGCAAGAAGTCCTCTCTAAGATCCACTTTTAAATCCCAATGACAATCTGCTGCTTTTATTCTCCTCGGACTCAGTGTGGTTTAGGACCAATTCTACATTCTCATAAAATCTTGGTCATGGATACGAAAAAGGCCTTTACAATATGTGAGCAAAGCCGGTCAGGACGAGCAGGGCAGGCCGACAGCAGGAAGAACCACTTGGATCCTTCTATGGGTAAGAAAGGCTCTACAGAAGGGCAGAGCAGTGATGCAGAGGTGACAGAAGGACGTGGGCAGTGTAATCCCAAAGGCCCTGGGGCATACCCACATCCAGCATCCACCAGTGACCCACAGAGCCATTCAGAGAAACTGATAAAGCTCTACCTGCCGCAGTCACAAAGGATTGGGGCTCAGAATAATGGGTAAATCAGGGATGAACGTCTCTATCGTATTGATGAGGAAATTAAGTTTTCCAGAGATTACAATGTTTGTCTTTATACTGTCAACAAAAGTTTGCTGCCATTAATCCAAAGTCAACAGGAGTCCCCAGGGTAGCACGAGGTCCACTTATATAAAGTACTcaccctggtccctgattggtccagTTTTACTCAAACGAGGAATCCAAATtttcacagtttgattggtccaaacaGCACTGTCATGATTGGTCAGAGTCACTCATTCTAATTGGTTGATATCGAGCCACTCAGATTAGTTGGTAAAGATGCAAATGAGGCTACAGGGGCAGTCCTCTGCCCATTGATCAAGTtacaattccaggaactcctttataagcaTGAGCTCCGCTGGCAGAAACCCAATGCAGGAAGCTGACTGCAGTCTGTGACTTTCTCCTGAAAGGCTGCATGCTTGAAAGGCCTGTGTCAGCAATGGCTGCTGGATTCTGGTTATGAAAGAGCCCAATTAACCTTGAGGAATTCTTCTTGGGAGATAGTCTTTCTCAAGGTTCACCATACTTGGTACAGTGCTTAGTTCTGTTATCCCAGGAATCCTGGTGGCTAATTGGGCTCAATTGTATAATCAGTCTGGTCATCATTGCTGAACAGGGGGACTCTCATGCTCATTGTGCTTTAGGGAAACGCTGCACTGAGCTGCCAGCCTCCTGCACTGAGTTCCTGCCTCTGAGCTGACCCTATAAAGCAGCTCCAAGACTCGTAAATCACCCAATGGGCTGAAGACCTGGGCCACTCAATGCTGTGTAGCTACATTCTTACTTCATCTTTACCATGTGTTTAAGTGTGAACATTTCAGAAGGAATATAGATGGCTCCTCGAGGAATAAATTGGCCAGCTTTCCTGGTCCTAGGACAGTCAGGAGGTGAGGAAAGAACCCTGAGATGCCAGTGAgacccacaccccacccccagctccaaaGCCAGGAGCAATCTGTCTAGGGAGGCACCAGGGTTCCCAGCTTTGGGACTACTGACTCCTCAATTCTTCCTTCACTCTGAAAACTGAAGACAATTCTATTTTACAAGGTTGTCAAGGTCCGGCCTGGAATCACATATGCAAAGATACTggttattttcaaagtaaaagacAGAAACTAAACATCTACGACCGTTGTTATTGTTTCAACGTTCTTTCTTAACTTTGACTCAGTACGTGATGACCAAAGCGATTGAAACCCTTAGTTAAAGCCCATCCCTGCATCTCCAGACTTTTATGCAATGCCTAAGCATATTTACTGTTAATTTTCAGTTACACTGTATAAACCCGTGGCCAGGGGCCTCACCTGGATCTTCTGCAATGCCCACCAGTGTCACTGAGTCTCCGATTTGCTGCACGTCCACTTTACTCATCGACAAATACTCATAAAGCACCCACTGTGCGATATAGGCATCGGGATCCAAATAGGCATAGTCTCCACCCTGTGGAAAGTGCACCCCACATGGCAGCTGTTTCAGACATTCTCTCAATGCCTGGTGCCCCTCCCTGTCCTGCGAGCCCCCATTTTCAGCGGCTGTCTCACTCTGGCCTTCACGGGGACCATGGGTGCAATGAGTGGAATTTGCCAGCTTCCACCTTGTAGTCTGAGTCCTGTGAATTGGAAGAATGCCGAATTAGAATCCCAACCTGAAAAAGGTAAACCGAAAGGTTTTCTGAACACAATATGCCGAAGGCACTACTTCCAAAGTATTGACAGGGGTACAGGGATCAGGGGGTGGTGTCGCAGCCTGGGACCAGCAGCAGTGGCATCTGACACCACCCTGCGCTACTGCTGATGACCAGCCAGCCTCTCCTGTCCTCTGCGGGGTGGACTGGAGCTGTGACAGCAACCCTGTTTCTGCTTTGCCAGCAGCCCCACACCCCAGGCTCTGCCAGCGGGGGACACTGGGGGCTGGCAGGGTGAGAAAGGCCCCCCACGTGCTACCTGTGTACGCACACGTGTGCTGACATCACCACAGCAAGGCTTCATCCTGGCAGCGATAGTTTCATCTAACTGAGCAGCACTTGGCTTGTTACAGGGCTCCCACGTGCCTGAAGCCAGCCTGATGGCGCCTCCACAGACACCAGCACCGTGGGCCAGCATCGGCTCCCCACAGCTTTGGGTCCTGGTTCTGGAAGTCCCCTCGGAGCGTCTTCCTTATTCCCCGGCCCTAGGTCAGTGGCTGCTTTGGACTGTTACTGTCTCGGTGATACCTGTGTCTCCCCTTGGCCTCTTCTGTGTTTTGacaattaacaaacatttatgtcCAATTCTTTATGCCAAATTTCAGTGTGGTTTCTGATTCCCGACTGCACCTGGGCTGACACCTCCCAGGCCCTCTACTCTTCTAGCTCTAGGAAGTCACTTTGAACACATGACCTGTCACCCACCCCTGCTCTCCAAATCAGCTTCTCTTTCAGTGTCCCCCCCATCCCCTTCGAGAAGGGAACTGCTCGCTTCCGGTAAAAACTCTGCTATAGGCTTGACTGTGCTACTGCTCATCCCCACATCTAAGCAGTTGTTTCTGCCTGGTAATGGTCTCTTAAACCCATGGCTTTCTCTCCACATTCACTGCTGCTCTACTGATACATAGTCTTTCCCAGTATGACGGTCACTTGCTGCCTCCGGTTCTGCCCGGCTCTTTCCAGTCAGGACACTGCTAAATTCTGGACACGTGCTTCTGACCTAGTACCGAATGTAGCACAAGAAACACGGAATATAGCTCTACTCTTCTCTACCTCAGTCCCCTCTCTGTGACCTCACCCAGTCTCGTGGCTTTAAATACCACCCATACATGActgactcccaaatttatagCTCCACCTCAATTCGACTCTTTCTTCCCCAAAACTTGTCAAAAAAACCAGAAGCACCATATGATTATATCGATTCATGAAGAAATTTAGCAGCCATTCACGTGTTTTAACAAAGTGAAatagagctctctctctctcttcccctctccctccccctccctcttctgcATTCACACACCAAGGAAAGGTCAAGTGAGGACATAACCTGGATACCATActggcaccctgatttcagacttctagcctccagaactgagaaataaatgtttgtttaagccaaaaaaaaaaaaaaaattaaggaggtATTAAAGGTAACTATTTAAACATAATGTAAATACCAAATATTAATAGCAAATATTCAGGAGAAACACAATACCATATTAAAACCAAGAACTAAAGATGTGTACCTGCTAACATCCAACTTCACATTGGGAATTCTTagcaaatgtaaagaaaagaaaatgaaatgcttagTATTcatattaaggaaaacaaaaaaaataaaattatttcctgatGACTAGGAAAAACTTAAGGGACTGTAAAGTGAAGAATTGTAGAAATTATTAGATAATTTCAAGTATTATCTCCTCAGGACAGTTGTTTCTATCAACAGGAACTGGGTAAGGGTTTTTGGACTTTAACTGAAACTCCATTGCACCCAAGCTCCTTTGTCCAGACCATGGCCGGAAACTAAGGGACAGACAGCAAATCTAGGTAGTCAGGCTTCACACAAGGAGCATTACACCTTCAGATGTGCAGGTGTGAAAGGCCCACCGACAGCAACCCCTGTACCATCCACACCAGTGAGTCACTGATTACCCCAAAATTACTTCTCAGGGCCACCCAATTTTGGGAAAAAGTGCTTCTGCAATATTGATCCTGCTTTGATCTGAGACGTCCAGGGAAGTCCTGCAGACAAGTGAGCACCTAATACAAGCTGCAGACAGGGCCAGGGGTCCCACCACGGCTACAGGTACTCTCCATAACTAACTTGGGAGTTCCCCAGAGCCTTCAGATTAGGAAGTGGCTCCCAAATCTGGCTGCACTGGAAACTACCTGGAGCGCCTAACACTTGCTTTGTCCAGTAGGGAGAAAGTTCCGACCATGTACTGACCCGGCCTGGTGTGGAGCAACCTGGCATGAAAACTGTTTGCAGGGGAGCTAGTACGAGGCATATTAGTGCTATTAAAAcccttttctgaaaaatgttgGTGGCTCTTAAAAGAGCCGTTGGGTTATGGAAACAAGCTTCTCACCGAAAGTTCACTTTTTCTTGGGTGCCGCCTTCTTGGGCTTCGCAGCGGTCTTTGGCTTGGTCCCTTTCGCCTTGGCTGCTTTAGGCTTCACAGTCTTAGCTTTGGCAGGGCTCTTTGCTTTCTTGGGCTTCACAGCCTTGGGTTTCTTGGGGCTCTTGGAGGGCTTCTTGGTCACCGCAGGTTTTTTAACCTTTTTCGGACTCTTGACGGCTTTTTTGGCGGCCCCTCCAGTGGCTTTCTTAGCGCCCACGGCCTTGGGTTTTGCAGAAACTTTTGCGGTGCTGGGCTTGGCCTCCCCGGAGGCCACCTTCTTGTTGAGCTTGAAGGAGCCCGAGGCGCCGGTGCCCGTGGTCTGCACCAGGGTGCCCTTGCTCACCAGGGTCTTGAGACCCAGCTTGATGCGGCTGTTGTTCTTGTCCACGTCGTAGCCGGCGGCCGCCAGCGCCTTCTTGAGCGCGGCCAGCGACACGCCGCTGCGCTCCTTGGAGGAGGAGACGGCCTGCACAAGCAGCTCGGACACGGAAGGGCCCGCAGGCTTCCTCCGACCGGCCGCAGCTTTGGCTGGCTTCTTGGTTTTCTTCCCGGCGGAAGGTTTCTCAGGACCGCTGGAAGCAGCTGGAGGAGGCGGCGCGGTCTCCGACATGCTGACACAGCGAAAGGACAGAATTGACTACagaaaccagaaaggaaaaaacgacACCGGAGTACTGGGTGCCCCTATTTATAGGTCAGGAACGCGCTGTGATTGGTGCTCGCCGGCCCCTGCGCCCCCTGTCGCCGCCGGCGCGCCAGGCTCCTCCACAGCTCCGAAAGGAGCCAGGGTCGCCCGGCCTGGCGTTCCCGGTGCCAGCCTCGCACCCAGGCAACCTCCTTGGCCTGGTGGAGATGGAAATACTAGGCGAAATACTAGGCAAGGGAGGAGCACATAAACATCAGAAGATGCTCCTTTCTTTTATAGTAGCTGTTTTCTTTCAAGTAttttttggggagggggctgtgttTGAGAATCCAAGCATCTTCACCTGAAACTTCACCTAGGGGAAGCATTCTCAAGGACATTCCTTTGTAATCATAATAAATTTGAGAGGCGGTATTCAATGGCTGAGGACAACAGGAAAGCCCAGGAGTGTAGGCCTGGTTTGCAGGTTTGAGACCAATTCTCATCAGTGCCACGTCCCTATCCCGCAGCGCTGCAGAACGACATGACCTATGTATGTGTTTTGGTCAAAGGAGTACCGTAGAAAACAAACACGCTAATAGCACAATTAGCACTCAAACTGCACATGTGGAAAACTTAATGTGTAGTTTCTCTAATTCCTATTTATTTCTACGTCCCAATGCACATCATAAGTTTTCGATGTCTTATCATGCTTACGACAAACATTAAACGAGCGCTAAGGTTTGAAACCTGTGTTCCCTATGCGCATATCCAATTCGACACATTTCGGAAGCTCAAAACCTAGAGTCCCAGAAGCATTAACGAAGCTCCCGGGGGCAACACGGTTCCCCTAAGGGCATTGTGCAGGGGTGCACGTTGCCTTAAGtatggaaatgagagaaaacatttaagaCAATCTCCCTTATCCTGTGCGGCTGCAAGATTAACAATACCAATGACAGGGTAAAAAGCCCACCCTCCCCTGCTCCTCGCACCACGGCGGCAGGACATCCAGGCTGGTAAGTCTCGTTCCCCGCGCGCTCGGCTGCGGTTCTCAAACAAGTCCGCGAGGCCTGCTAATCTGCGCTTCGTTTCCCTAGCAATGTAGGAGCTGGTTACCAGGTGGCAGCCAGGAATGTCATGGTCCCAGTCACATTTCCTCCATCCGCTCTACTTTTTCCTGCCTCCCATTTTCTTGTGAGTCTGTATTCAAAATGCATCACGTAATTTCTAAGAAATGGGAAGAGGACAACTGACCATAGGTGCCTTAGTTTGAAGGATAGCTAACTATAGTAACACAGGTATACAATCTTCCTCCGAGACTGGAAGGTTTCCtacataagtattttttaaaagacttagaCAAACTATTTTTAGAATAATGAAGGCAGCTATTTACTATTCATTATTCTTAAGGCAAAAATACTACTTACATTCAAAACTCTTATTGAAATGGTATCTGCCTTATGTATGTCCTTTGTTAAGAAGCTTTCCAATATGCAAATGAAGAATTCTAGATCTGTTTTCTTAAGGCTACTCCCTATAATGGAGACAACGAATTGAGAAGTGGAATCTCCTCCACCTTATCTTAATATATAAGTACTATATTCGAAATTTTCAACCTTGAACTGAAACTTGGAGTCTTACTATTAATGGCAAGGTGCCCTCCTTGTAGTCCAGAACCCAGTGATTGGACCTGTGTACTGTGTACCCTGCTGCGGGGCTGGAGAACTTGACACTCTCGGCCTTTTTGCACCTGGGAAAATATACTCTAGGCCTTAGGAAGCGTAAGTTTCAGAAACGTCTAAGTATACAACTCAGAGTATAAACATTTAACCAAAAGGTGCCTAATTACAGGGAATATTCctgtaaacactttttttttaatctgctgaAGATTGTCTTGCAGTGACAAACTTCTTCAGTAAATTTTAGCAATGCAAAGGGTCCTTTTCATAATAGGTTTCGGAAACTTATCATCCAATATTGGGTTATGGCGCAGGTAGTGTACATTGGGGGGCAATTCCATTTCTTTCCCAAGAACTAAGGAGATACACAGAATTGAAAAGCTAGAGTACCAATTAAtccaattattttagttttacgAAAATGGAATGCTCAAAGTATTGCATTCAGAGTTTAAAAATCAGATggggtaagaaaacaaaagtgaaaggaagagcAAAAGATAGACTATAGTACAATAAAATGCACGGTTGTTGGAAAGTGTACAGATTCACCAATCAGAGCCTGGAGCGTAATAACTAAGCATTTGTCTCATCCAATCACTACACCGTACGTCctataaataaaagtaatcagGCAACTACTTCTCCTGAGGTGCTTGGTGCACGTTTCTAAGATTTACTTGTTATGGCTCGCACAAAGCAGACGGCG
Proteins encoded:
- the H1-1 gene encoding histone H1.1 codes for the protein MSETAPPPPAASSGPEKPSAGKKTKKPAKAAAGRRKPAGPSVSELLVQAVSSSKERSGVSLAALKKALAAAGYDVDKNNSRIKLGLKTLVSKGTLVQTTGTGASGSFKLNKKVASGEAKPSTAKVSAKPKAVGAKKATGGAAKKAVKSPKKVKKPAVTKKPSKSPKKPKAVKPKKAKSPAKAKTVKPKAAKAKGTKPKTAAKPKKAAPKKK
- the LOC141568462 gene encoding LOW QUALITY PROTEIN: E3 ubiquitin-protein ligase TRIM38-like (The sequence of the model RefSeq protein was modified relative to this genomic sequence to represent the inferred CDS: inserted 2 bases in 2 codons; substituted 2 bases at 2 genomic stop codons), with protein sequence MASAAATERMREEATCSICLNLMAEPLSIRCGHSYCKRCIEDFLYNHAKKKPFLATYLCPQCRAPFWITSLRPNRQLRSLIEAMKELNLKIMCKKHGEQLHLFCEDEGQLICLLCERSPQHKGHVTVLVEDACLVYKKELQEAVTNLRELEKECTNQKAFMTEQITEWNRKVELQRQKIQADFEDLHRLLQTEEKFYLQRLEQEKEETLEVLRDNVASLVHKASELESHIQDLEDRCQGSAQKLLQDVKDALSRSWDVKLDRLEVPSLEVQTVCHVYELXVDVTRMLRDYQGIXLDPETAQRGLILSXDQRQVTTGVPQHDVGKSCGRFTAYPCILGREGFTSGRHDFEVYVGEGTQWEIGVCMENVQREADTRQXPQSGFWGIRLCRKAGYKALTSPPTALPLRERPLLVGVFLDYEAGALSFYNMTTASHIFTFPRTSLSGKLRPYFQVYPCSPLFLPPPDE